The DNA region GGATGTACATCCACTTCCCCTTGCGGAGCGAAAGGTGTCTGCCGCTCTTGGGCGCCAGGACCAGCTCGTCGCGGAGCGGTTCCCCCGGATCCCCTAGCAACGCGGGCAGAACGTTCATGCTGTCTTTGTTCTGCAGGGCGCTGGGGTCTTGTCCCGTAACGGCCGTGCAGGTGGCGAGCATGTCAACATTGCAGATTAGTTGATCGGACACTGTGCCCGGCGCGATCTTGCCGGGCCAGCGGGCAATGAACGGGACGCGGTGCCCCCCTTCCCAGGCGCCGAACTTAAAGCCGAGCAAGTCGCCGTTGATGTGGTGGCCCGCCTGCACGGCGTTCCTTCCGCCGAGGTTCAACATGGCGCCGTTGTCGCTCGTGAAGATGACCAGCGTGTTCTCATCGAGGCCGTGTGATTCGAGACAATCGGTCACTTGTCCCACCATCCAATCGAGCTCTTGAATGAAGTCGCCGTAGAGCTCTGCGTCGCTCGTTCCCTGGAATCGCTTGCCCGGGGTGAACGGATGGTGGATGTGGGTCGTGGCCAAGTAGAGAAAAAAGGGCTTCTCCTGATTGGCCGTGATCCAGTCGGTCGCTTTATTTGCCAGGACGGTTCCTACCGTGTAGTCGTTGTAAATCTTGTGAGCCTCCACTGCGCCTTTGAAGCTGTTGGGTGTGCGCTGAGAGGCCTCGGGGGGGATCGGCGTGATCGGAGTCGCCTCCTTTTGCTGTCCCTTGGCAAGAAGGATCAGAGGGTCTGCCGGGTCTGAGCCGACAATGCGGTCGTTCTCGACATAGACGTAGGGGGGCGCGCTGTTGACCACTGGCAAGCCAAAGTAGTAGTCGAATCCGAGGTCCATCGGCCCGGGACGCAGGGGCTCTTTCCAGTTGTTTGTTCCTTTCCCAAAACCCAGATGCCACTTGCCCAGTGCTGCGGTTGCGTAGCCTTGGTTCTTGAAAACGTCGGCCAGCGTAAGCGTGTCAGGGTCAATGATAAGCGCGGAATTCACGGGCGCCGGACCCCACACGCCGGCGCCCCCGTTGGCCCGAACAGGGTACTGCCCCGTCAACAGCGCGTACCGCGAGGGCGTACAGACAGCGGAGGCCGAGTGGGCGTCGGTGAATCGCCGCCCCTCTCTTGCCAGATTGTCGATGTTCGGCGTTTTTACCTTCGTTGCGCCGTAGCAGCCGAGGTCGCCGTAGCCCAAATCGTCCGCAAAGATGAGGACCACATTTGGTGGCGTTGTGGCCGCCCCGCCGGCCGCTTTACCGTGTCCAGCCAGTGTGGAAAAGACAGCGGCGGCGACGAGCAATCGGAGGAGGTGATGCATTTCAAGTCTCTCGTTTCGGATGCGAGGTTCGGATTCGGAGCTCTCGTGGTAGGAGCCGCGGTGTTCAAGGAGCGTCCTTCAGACGCCCTGGTATGATAGATAAAGTTGACATGATGTGGCCATTCGCTGCTACTGCTTTGCGCGCCCGCAAACGCCTCGGTCAGCCCCCTGCCCCGCCTAGTTGCTGCCGGCTAGTCGGAGCAGCGGAGCGGGCATTCCCTGCTTTCGGCGTAGGCATTTGCCGGATCGCCTCTGCGACCAGCCCTGCGATGATCCGGTTTCCTTCTCGCGTTGGATGCACGCCGTCTTGATCACGCCAGTCGGGGCGCATCGCCAGTTGTTGGTTCAGGTCGACGATCGACAAGGCGTTTCGATCCGCCACTCGGACGACCGCGGCGCGGTAGTCCTCAAGCACTGCCGGAAGTCCCCCCCGCTGCTCGAAAGGTTCCCGTCGATGGCGCGTGAAGTACGCATCGGCGTCGATCGGTGGGACCGTGCAGAAGATCACCCGGATGCCTGCTCGCTGGCACGACTCTGCAATCGTGGCGAGGTTCGCCTCGTACTCGTCGACGGGCACGAACACACGGTCTTCCGCAACACGAGAGTCGTTTGTGCCAAGACTAACCACGACGACCTCGGGGCGTAGGCTAAGCACGTCTCGTTGGAGCCGCTGGAGCGCGTGGCGCGATGAGTTGCCCGCGACCCCCGCATTAAATACCTGCTTGCCAAGCAGCTTCGCTAGTTCTTCTGGGTAGCCGCGCTTCGTGATGCTGTCGCCGAAGCAGATGATCGGGGGCCCCGCTCCGTCGGCAGTCAGGCGGGGCTTCGGCGGGCCGGCAGATTTGGCCGCAGGACGCGCCAGCACCTGGCCGTCCGCCAACAGCCGGCTGCGCAGCTTTTGGTAATCGACGTCTTGCACTGATGTGTCGGCGTCGATTGCTATCACGGCCGCGGCGCCCGCCGATTGGCCCAGCACCATGAAGACCGGCTCCATGCGGACTGATCCGAACGCGATGTGGGTCGCCGACACGCAAACCGGCGCCAGCAGATTCTGACACTCCCCCTTGGCGGGAACGATCGCCCGGTAGGAGATCGGGTAGGGCTTGAGGCCGTGCTGTTGCACGTCGCCCTCGTTGCGGGCCGCGCCGTCCTGCACAATCCGTTGGCAGTTGTGGGAGTCCATCCCGTAGGCGGCCATGCCGACGGGGTCGTCTGCCACCTCTTTGCCGCGGCAGTTGTGCTCCGTCATCACGTAGTCGGAGACCATCCGCCGGGCTTCGCGAACGTACATCTGGTGCGGCCATCCAGCGTCGCCAGTGAACTCGTCCTTGCAGGGGCCGAACGACGCGAATTCTTGCCGCAGACCTTGCGGAACCCTCGGGCTGGTCGACATGAAATGCCAGAAGCCCAGGATGTAATCTTTGTGAGACTTCCAGATCCGGTCCCGCGTAGCGTAGTCGCCGTCGGGGTAGTCGTAGTTCATGCCGATGAAATCGGTTGAGATGCCTTGGCTGTTGTTGATGTCGGTCTTGCTGTTCGGCATCCAGACAGGATTGCAGAAATTACTCAGGACGGGTTGTTTCCCGGACTCGACGATCTTCTCAGCGCGTCGCGCGGCCAGCTCGTAGAGCGCCGGGTCGTAGTTGTCTGGAACGGTGAGCTCGCGGCGGTTCTCCGCGACGTTGGTGAAACAGAGGCGGAAGTTGTAGGCCTGAACCCGCTGGTCGCCGTCGCCCGGGATCCCTCCGCTCCCCCGCTGCACCAGCGGGATCAGCCCGCTGGCGGGGTCACCAGGAACGACGTACGGGTCGACGCCGCCGTAGATCTGGTTCTTGGGCGTGTGTTCTCGGATGCCGTTGAGCGTTTCGTTGTACTGCGCATTCGCCTCGCGCCCGACTCGGTAGCTCACGCCCGCCATCGCCAGCAGGTCTCCCTCGTAGGTGGCGTCGACATATATCTTGGCGCGGTAGACGTCGCCGGCGTCTGTCTTGATCGCGACGATTCGTTGACCCTCCATCGTTGCGATCGATAGGCGCTGCTGAAACTGAACGACGCAGCCGTTGTCGGCCAGCATCTCGTTGAGGATTCTTTCTGCGACGTGCGGCTCGAAGGTCCACATCGTGGCGTCTGGCCCAGAGACCTCTTCGAGCGTGGTGCGTTTCGACCGGTGGGCGAAAAAGTCGTCGCGCGACTCCCATCTCCAAGCGGCGTCGTCTGCGTAGTGTTTGGCGACCCGTTGGTAGAACTCTCGGCTGATGCCGCCGATGACCCCCTTGTTGCCGATGTCCGTGGCGCCGAGCCCGCCGGTGGTCATGCCGCCGATATGCCGGCCGGGCTCGACTAGAACGACCGACTTTCCTTGGCGAGCCGACTGGATCGCCGCGGTGATGCCGCCGACCGTGGCGCCGTACACGCAGACGTCCCGCGTAACCACGGCCGCGGGGCACTGCGTGGCTGTGCACACGCAGCTCGCGCCGCACAGCAGCCAGCTCCAGAACCTAGTGAGATCCATCATCGGCTCGGGGTCTCGTAGCGGTAAGGGATAAGGCGGCAGCGGGACTATGGGGCCGGTGCGCCGCGGAATGACCGGGAATCCGATTGGAGGAGCGCCGCGAACCGCGGTGCGATCGGCTCTCGCGCAGCGGTCCGCTGCAACGCAGAAGACGGACTCAACCACGCCTCGCACGGTTGCGGGCCGTCGCCGGCGGCGACCACTTTGCCGGTTTCGGATTGGCGACCTCCAGCGGCGCGTTGTCGGCGAAGCTCGTCATTTCTTCCGCCAGCCGGGCGGTCAGCTCGGCCACCTTGGCTGCGTGCTCGGGGCGATCGGCGAGGTTCGTCAATTCAAGCGGGTCGCTGTTGAGGTCGAAGAGCTGAGTGCGATCGACAAGCGGGTAGCGGATGAGCTTCCACCGGTCGTCGCGGACCGACCGCTGGCAGTTCTTGTAGGCCGTGTAGAGGACCTCGCGGACCTTGGTCTCCTTGCCCGTGAGGATAGGGAGGATGGTCTTCCCTTCGACGCCGATGGGAATCTCAGCGTCCGCCAGCCCCGCGAAGGTCGGAAACAGATCCATCAAGTACACCAGCGCGTCGCTCTTGCCGTGCGTAACCCCGGGGCCGGCGATCACCAGCGGAACGTGCATGCCGCCGAACTCGTAGAGGTTTTGCTTCCCGAAGAGTCCGTGGTCTCCCATGGAGAGCCCGTTGTCGCCGCTGACGACGACGATGGTGTTCTCCCACTCTCCGGTCTGCTTCAGATGGGCGATGATCCGTCCGACGTGGTGGTCGAGGCCGGTGACGCACGCGTAGTATTCCGCGTTCTGCCGCTTGGTGTCCTCTGGCGTGCGGGGCCACGGCGCCAGCTTCTCATCGCGCACGGTCATCTCGCCGTTGTTAAACGGATGTAGCGGCAAAAACGCGGGCGAAAGGGGGATCTTGTCGGCGTCGTAGAGGTCGTGGAACCGCGGTTCGGCGGAGCGTGGGTCGTGCGGGACCGGGGGCGCAAGGTAGGCGTAGAACGGCTTGTCTACTTGGTCGGCTTTACGCGACTTGAGAAACTCAATCGTGCGGTCGGCCAGCCGCTGGCAGCAGTGAGCGCGGTCGTTTTCGGGGGGGCGTCCGCGGGCGTCGTCCACCACGTTGATCTCGAACTCCCGCGTGCCCGTCGGAAAGCCGTTGCCCGTCTTTCCCATGTGGAACGTTTGATAGCCGGCCG from Pirellulimonas nuda includes:
- a CDS encoding sulfatase-like hydrolase/transferase, with translation MKAMFTNLLALATFLMATHSGLAARPTQPNILHIHADDHRPDGLRALGNPLLVTPNLDAIVEQGMTFTRCYTMGSMSGAVCQPSRTMMLTGRSWKRIPGAPGAAAEADDPATFLPRVIAAAGYQTFHMGKTGNGFPTGTREFEINVVDDARGRPPENDRAHCCQRLADRTIEFLKSRKADQVDKPFYAYLAPPVPHDPRSAEPRFHDLYDADKIPLSPAFLPLHPFNNGEMTVRDEKLAPWPRTPEDTKRQNAEYYACVTGLDHHVGRIIAHLKQTGEWENTIVVVSGDNGLSMGDHGLFGKQNLYEFGGMHVPLVIAGPGVTHGKSDALVYLMDLFPTFAGLADAEIPIGVEGKTILPILTGKETKVREVLYTAYKNCQRSVRDDRWKLIRYPLVDRTQLFDLNSDPLELTNLADRPEHAAKVAELTARLAEEMTSFADNAPLEVANPKPAKWSPPATARNRARRG
- a CDS encoding FAD-dependent oxidoreductase; translation: MMDLTRFWSWLLCGASCVCTATQCPAAVVTRDVCVYGATVGGITAAIQSARQGKSVVLVEPGRHIGGMTTGGLGATDIGNKGVIGGISREFYQRVAKHYADDAAWRWESRDDFFAHRSKRTTLEEVSGPDATMWTFEPHVAERILNEMLADNGCVVQFQQRLSIATMEGQRIVAIKTDAGDVYRAKIYVDATYEGDLLAMAGVSYRVGREANAQYNETLNGIREHTPKNQIYGGVDPYVVPGDPASGLIPLVQRGSGGIPGDGDQRVQAYNFRLCFTNVAENRRELTVPDNYDPALYELAARRAEKIVESGKQPVLSNFCNPVWMPNSKTDINNSQGISTDFIGMNYDYPDGDYATRDRIWKSHKDYILGFWHFMSTSPRVPQGLRQEFASFGPCKDEFTGDAGWPHQMYVREARRMVSDYVMTEHNCRGKEVADDPVGMAAYGMDSHNCQRIVQDGAARNEGDVQQHGLKPYPISYRAIVPAKGECQNLLAPVCVSATHIAFGSVRMEPVFMVLGQSAGAAAVIAIDADTSVQDVDYQKLRSRLLADGQVLARPAAKSAGPPKPRLTADGAGPPIICFGDSITKRGYPEELAKLLGKQVFNAGVAGNSSRHALQRLQRDVLSLRPEVVVVSLGTNDSRVAEDRVFVPVDEYEANLATIAESCQRAGIRVIFCTVPPIDADAYFTRHRREPFEQRGGLPAVLEDYRAAVVRVADRNALSIVDLNQQLAMRPDWRDQDGVHPTREGNRIIAGLVAEAIRQMPTPKAGNARSAAPTSRQQLGGAGG
- a CDS encoding sulfatase family protein → MHHLLRLLVAAAVFSTLAGHGKAAGGAATTPPNVVLIFADDLGYGDLGCYGATKVKTPNIDNLAREGRRFTDAHSASAVCTPSRYALLTGQYPVRANGGAGVWGPAPVNSALIIDPDTLTLADVFKNQGYATAALGKWHLGFGKGTNNWKEPLRPGPMDLGFDYYFGLPVVNSAPPYVYVENDRIVGSDPADPLILLAKGQQKEATPITPIPPEASQRTPNSFKGAVEAHKIYNDYTVGTVLANKATDWITANQEKPFFLYLATTHIHHPFTPGKRFQGTSDAELYGDFIQELDWMVGQVTDCLESHGLDENTLVIFTSDNGAMLNLGGRNAVQAGHHINGDLLGFKFGAWEGGHRVPFIARWPGKIAPGTVSDQLICNVDMLATCTAVTGQDPSALQNKDSMNVLPALLGDPGEPLRDELVLAPKSGRHLSLRKGKWMYIPARGSGGFNGSRPSDHAWGGAPAAAFVGSVNSDIENGRIRKDAPSAQLYDLRQDVNQTTNLYRQHPDVVQEMESLLDAYRPKDAPTKGS